A region from the Vicia villosa cultivar HV-30 ecotype Madison, WI linkage group LG3, Vvil1.0, whole genome shotgun sequence genome encodes:
- the LOC131656855 gene encoding uncharacterized protein LOC131656855, producing the protein PYKPPIPYPQRLAKSKTEAQFKRFVELLKQLNITIPFTEAITEMPSYDNETITLTAECSAIIQNNMPPKLKDPGSFSIPCVIGKTIIEKALCDLGASVSLMPLSTCKKLNLGELKATRMSLQLADRSVKYPVGMLENIPVRVGQFYIPTDFIIMDIQEDSNIPIILGRPFLATAGAIIDVKRGKLTFEVGEEKIEFILSQFLKAPSIVD; encoded by the exons ccttataagccaccaattccttaccctcagagattagctaaatcaaaaaccgaagcgcaatttaaaagatttgtagaacttctgaagcaattaaacataaccataccattcacagaagccataactgagatgccttcatac gataacgaaactataacgcttaccgctgaatgtagcgctatcatccaaaataacatgcctccaaaactgaaagaccctggtagtttctctataccctgcgtaataggaaaaaccatcatagagaaagccttgtgcgacttaggagctagtgttagtttgatgcctctttcgacctgtaagaaactcaatctaggtgagcttaaagcaacgagaatgtcccttcaactagctgaccgttcagttaaataccctgtaggaatgttagagaatatccctgttcgtgtaggtcaattctacatcccaactgacttcatcattatggatatccaagaagattctaacatcccgatcatattaggaagaccatttttagcaaccgctggtgcaattatagatgtaaagcgaggaaagcttactttcgaagtaggagaagagaaaatagaatttatcctttcccaattcctaaaagcaccttctatagttgac
- the LOC131659282 gene encoding uncharacterized protein LOC131659282, translated as MAATAPCANSPRLNPQFARTAANGRTSELKTGILQLIYASPFAGLDHEDPYTHLTRFYELAGTTGVAQAEEETLFKRLFPHSLLSKAKDWYLDQPETVMTDWNTLEEKFLERFYSQNRFFDAKTTIAVFSQGSNESLNEAWERFKVMLRKCKGRGFAEVDQIHMFRNGLTPTNKTLLDATAGGSLMSKTTTEAIQIIGRMALNDRQSNHDRTVRDKKPGLLELTISDALIAQNKLLISQMELLTQQRSKLPQQIKELNGVSNSRQVAKSNQSNATFSANTQENPKEHCKAVVTRTGQKGGKEEVEINDTEKEDNNRVAEDEENEVIVSDMNKEAEKNKRSRRANTQSRRANDKTASSVIPSQHLPYPHAPSKKDHARQYARFMEIFKQLQINIPFSEAIDQMPKYAKFMKDILTKKKRPEEEEVVVLDAQCSAIVSRLPKKARDLGRVTLPVRIGNQHIGNGLIDLGSSINLIPLSIVKRLGNIEMKSTKMTLQLADKSTTLPYGVAQDIVQDKEVCFNLFEAMKQPKDKSDCFHLDVTEEIAIEVASEIHLSNPLERSLVDSFNVLTQEEEQEIEGFVKDLEKGGSMNDKDGKVETLDPPKEGKETKMELKLLPTHLKYVFFR; from the exons ATGGCCGCCACAGCTCCTTGTGCAAATAGTCCTCGTCTCAATCCTCAATTCGcaagaactgccgccaacgggcggacATCTGAATTGAAGACCGGTATTCTACAGCTCATCTATGCAAGTCCTTTCGctggattggaccatgaagatccATACACTCATCTGACTCGATTCTATGAGCTAGCAGGTACTACAGGTGTAGCCCAAGCGGAGGAAGAAACTTTATTCAAAAGGTTGTTCCCACATTCTTTGCTATcaaaggcaaaagattggtatctAGATCAACCTGAAACAGTTATGACTGATTGGAATACTCTGGAAGAAAAATTCTTGGaacggttttactctcaaaaccgattctttgatGCTAAAACAACAATTGCGGTattctctcaaggtagtaatgaatcactAAATGAAGCTTGGGAAAGATTTAAAGTTATGCTGAGAAAGTGTAAGGGGCGCGGATTTGCGGAAGTCGATCAAAttcatatgttccgtaacggtcttaCACCTACTAataagacacttttggacgccacagctggtggctcGTTAATGTCCAAGACAACTACTGAAGCGATTCAGATAATCGggagaatggctttgaatgaccgACAAAGTAATCATGACCGTACTGTCAGAGATAAGAAACCGGGGTTGTTGGAGCTAACTATTAGTGATGCTCTAATTGCTCAGAACAAACTACTAATTTCACAAATGGAGCTTCTGACACAACAAAGGTCCAAACTtccacaacaaatcaaagagctTAATGGTGTTTCAAATTCACGCCAAGTTGCCAAGT ctaATCAGTCAAATGCGACATTCtcagccaacactcaagagaatcctAAAGAGCATTGCAAAGCAGTTGTTACCAGAACTGGTCAGAAAGGTGGTAAGGAggaagttgaaatcaatgataccgAGAAGGAGGATAATAATCGTGTtgcggaagatgaggagaatgaaGTCATAGTGAGCGATATGAATAAAGaggctgaaaaaaataaaaggtcgCGGCGCGCGAATACACAGTCGCGGCGCGCCAACGACAAAACAGCCAGCAGTGTGATCCCCAGTCAACATCTCCCATATCCACATGCACCATCAAAAAAGGATCATGCTAGGCAGTATGcaaggtttatggaaatttttaagcaaTTGCAAATCAACATTCCATTCTCCGAAGCCATTGACCAAATGCCAAAGTATGCAAAGTTTATGAAGGATATtttaacaaagaagaagagaccagaagaagaagaagtggttGTACTTGATGCTCAGTGCAGTGCTATAGTCTCCCGTCTCCCTAAAAAAGCAAGAGATCTGGGACGAGTCACACTACCAGTCAGGATTGGTAACCAGcatattgggaatggattgataGATTTAGGGTCAAGCATCAATCTAATTCCTCTATCAATAGTGAAGAGAttgggaaatattgagatgaagtCAACCAAAATGACCTTGCAATTAGCAGATAAGTCCACCACTCTTCCTTATGGAGTCGCACAAGACAT AGTCCAAGACAAAGAGGTATGCTTTAATCTCTTCGAAGCCATGAAACAACCTAAGGATAAAAGTGACTGCTTCCATCTAGATGTCACCGAAGAGATAGCAATAGAGGTAGCCAGTGAGATACATCTCTCTAATCCGTTAGAAAGATCCCTTGTTGATTCGTTTAATGTGCTGACTCAAGAGGAAGAACAGGAAATTGAAGGATTTGTGAAAGATCTAGAAAAGGGAGGAAGCATGAATGATAAGGATGGGAAAGTGGAAACATTAGACCCACCAAAAGAAGGGAAGGAAACCAAGATGGAACTAAAGCTACTCCCAACTCATctgaaatatgttttttttagatAA